A region of the Massilia sp. erpn genome:
TCGGCCAACCCGACCGGCCCGCTGCACGTGGGTCACGGCCGCCAGGCGGCGCTGGGCGACGCCCTGGCTTCGCTGTTCCTGGCGCAGGGCTTCGGCGTGACCCGCGAGTTCTATTACAACGACGCCGGCGTGCAGATCCAGACCCTGGCCTCCTCGGTGCAGGCGCGCGCGCGCGGCTTCAAGCCGGGCGACGCGGAATGGCCTGAATCGGCCTACAACGGCGACTATATCGCCGATATCGCGGCCGACTTCCTGGCCAGGAAAACCGTGTCGGCTTCCGACAGCGAGCCGGTCACCGCTTCCGGCGATGTGAACGATATCGACTCCATCCGCGCTTTCGCCGTGATCTATCTGCGCAACGAGCAGGACATCGACCTGCAAGCCTTCGGCGTGAAGTTCGACAATTACTACCTGGAGTCCTCGCTGTACGCCGACGGCAAGGTGGAAGAGGCCGTGGGCGACATGATCGCCAGCGGCCACACCTACGAGGACGGCGGTGCCCTGTGGCTGCGCACCACCGACTTCGGCGACGACAAGGACCGCGTGATGCGCAAGTCCGAAGGCGGCTATACCTACTTCGTGCCGGACGTGGCCTACCACCTGGTGAAATTCCAGCGCGGCTTCACCCAGGCCATCAATATCCAGGGTTCCGACCACCACGGCACCATCGCGCGCGTGCGCGCCGGCCTGCAATCGCTGAACAAGGGCATCCCGCAGGGCTACCCCGACTACGTGCTGCACAAGATGGTGACGGTGATGAAGGATGGCGCCGAGGTGAAAATCTCCAAGCGCGCCGGTTCCTACGTGACCGTGCGCGACCTGATCGAATGGTCGGGCGGCGGCGACATCACCAAGGGCCGCGACGCGGTGCGCTTCTTCCTCATCTCGCGCAAGGCCGATACCGAATTCGTGTTCGACGTCGACGTCGCGCTCAAGACCTCGGACGAGAATCCGGTGTACTACGTGCAGTACGCCCATGCCCGCATCTGCCGCATGCTGGAACAGTGGGGCGGCGACGAAGCCACGCTGGCAAATGTGGACCTGGCGCCGCTGACCGCGCCGACCGAACAGGCCATGCTGGCCACCCTGGCCCAGTATCCGGA
Encoded here:
- the argS gene encoding arginine--tRNA ligase, coding for MLAQQKQEIIALFQAALTPILAGTEVTANVVLERPRDAAHGDVACNIAMQLAKQLKMNPRELAQKIVAAVLENPAGKALVASADIAGPGFINLRVTEASKQAVVNAILAQGAGFGHSTAGSGKHVILEFVSANPTGPLHVGHGRQAALGDALASLFLAQGFGVTREFYYNDAGVQIQTLASSVQARARGFKPGDAEWPESAYNGDYIADIAADFLARKTVSASDSEPVTASGDVNDIDSIRAFAVIYLRNEQDIDLQAFGVKFDNYYLESSLYADGKVEEAVGDMIASGHTYEDGGALWLRTTDFGDDKDRVMRKSEGGYTYFVPDVAYHLVKFQRGFTQAINIQGSDHHGTIARVRAGLQSLNKGIPQGYPDYVLHKMVTVMKDGAEVKISKRAGSYVTVRDLIEWSGGGDITKGRDAVRFFLISRKADTEFVFDVDVALKTSDENPVYYVQYAHARICRMLEQWGGDEATLANVDLAPLTAPTEQAMLATLAQYPEMLARAQTELSPHQVAFYLRDLAANLHSFYFAERVLVDDEALKLARLALVVATRQVLRNGLSLIGVSAPNQM